Part of the Nitrospinota bacterium genome, GAAAAACAAGTTAGACAGCAAGTGGAGTCTTCAGGAATAAATTATGAAGCCAGGGTTAAGAAGGCTCTGATATCTGATGCGCCGATTCACAGGGAATTAGCAAAGGACTTAAAAGGTTTATTATTGGAACTTTACCAATCTACGGTCAAAGAAACTGCCAAACATTCCTCAAAAGTACCGAATCAGATTATTGAGTTTCGAAATCATATTAAATTTGCCATTGATAATATAGAGCTCAATCAGCTTTCCTCACAGATTTCCAAGCAGGAAAACCAACCGATAATGATCCAAATACCCAACCCGTTAAGCTCTGAGAATAACACCATACAATTGTACGTTCGAAAGGAGTCAACGGAAGATAAAGAAAACGCGGGCAAAGAAGGCAAACATAACGTTGCCTTTATACTTGATCTCTCTTTCCTGGGTAAAATAAAGATAAATGCTCAAATTGATTCGGAACATCTTTCAGTAAATATTGATACTGAAAGTGAGGAAATAGCAAACTTTATTAATGAAAGAGCCAGCGACTTCCAGGCAAAAATGCAAGATATAGAAACATCTGTGGAATGTTGCGCAACCAGCAAAGTAAAGCCTGTCAGGGATAGTCTTATTGAGCTCTTAGTTAGCCAAAACACTTCATTGGTAAATATAAAAACATGAAACAAAAAAGAGAAAAGAATTCCGCGGTATCTTTGCAATACAACCGGGACAGTGATAGTGCTCCCAAGGTCACGGCTAAAGGCCAGGGCTGGCTTGCGGATAAAATTATTGCCATGGCAGTGGAACAAAACATACCCATCAAAAAAGACAGGGATCTTGTAGAATTGCTGGGTAAGATTGATGTGGGACAGGAAATTCCCGAGGGACTTTATAAAATCGTTGCTGAACTGCTTGCCTGGGTTTACCATTTAAATCAGGAGTACCCGAAAAGTAGACAAGAGTCATAAAAAATTGTACTGGCTAATATAATATTTTGTAAAAAATCTTATTTGCAATGTGGATTCCCGATTTATCTTGACCTCGAGTATTGGCTTTGATATCCTTTTATTTCAAAGTGTTACCGTGTTTTCAAGGTTATTTTGAACTAACAATTTCGTTAATAAAACGCCCTTTATACTGGCGTAAACAATTTCCCAAACTAGTCACTATTAAAAATAGAAAGTCGGCAATTGCGAGATTCTATTAGGACCCTCATTTTTTCCCTTGTCTTCTTATCGGTTACCTGGGGTTTTTCTTATGCCAGCATTCCCCATCAGGTTCATACCCTAAGCGAATACCATTTTTCAACTCCTCCTGGCCTTCAGAATAAAGTTGAGTTCTGGAAAAAAATATACTCAGAGTACAGCACTAAACATGCCGTAATCCATGATATTCAGGACCTCGATATTGTCTATGAAGTTGTATATCTCGGTGAAAAGAAATTATCCAGAAGGACCCGTGAGCGTAAACTTGAAAGGATCAAAAGAAAATATAGAAATATTTTACGCAAGATTGCAAAGAGTAAAAATAAATCAGCCTTGAAGGGCGAAGAGAAAAGGGTCTACAAACTGGTTAAAAAAGATTTTTATAAGGCTTCTAGAAGAATTCGTGCCCAACTCGGTCAAAAAGATCGCTTTCGAGAAGGAATTGAGCGCTCTGGCCTCTATAATAAAAAAATCAAAAAAATCCTCAGGCAATACAACCTGCCAGAGGAACTTGCCGTCCTTCCACATGTAGAGTCTTCTTTTCAAATAGGTGCTTATTCAAGCGCTGGTGCAGCTGGTATTTGGCAGTTTACACGTGGAACGGGTCGTTTATTCATGCGTGTTGGCTATGATGTGGATGAAAGAAGAGATCCGATTCTTGCTACTTATGGTGCCGCGAAACTACTGAAAAAGAACTTTGAGACAGTACGTTCATGGCCATTGGCAATTACCGCCTATAATCACGGGCTGCAGGGAATGAAGAGGGCCAAAAAAAAATATGGGAGCAACATTGCTACTATTTTAAAAAAATATAAGAGCCGGACATTTGGTTTTGCTTCGAAAAATTTTTACGCAGAGTTTCTTGCCGCCTTACATGTAGTTAAAAATAAAAACAAATATTTTCCCAATCTTGTCCTGAAAAAACCCGTCAATATGGCTTCCTTTACGTTGCCTGACTATATCGGAATTCAAACTGCCATGAATTACTTTGATATGTCGCGTGATGAAATAGCCAAGACAAATCCTTCTCTTAGAAGACCGGTCTTAAATGGGGAGAAGCGTATTCCTAAAGGCTTTGTATTTCAGGCACCAGCCAGTAAAGTGGCTAGTTTGACGACCCGCTACAAAAAAATACCGAGGAAAGCCAAATATGATCGCCAATTACGATCCAAATGGTACACAGTGAGGAGAGGGGACACCTTATCTGGAGTTGCCTTGCGTTTTGGAACAACAGTACGCTCATTAAAAAGTTTCAACAATATAGGCAGACGTAATCGAATTTATATTGGCCAGGTTCTTCAACTGCCAAGGGGTAAGTCTCGTAGAAGCCCCACTGTTCAGTTGGCCAAGTTGAACACTCGAAATGTTTCATCAAATCTCGTTTCTTATAAAGTTAGAAGGCATGACAACCTTTATAAGATTGCCAAACGATTTGACACTGACATTCAACACCTTACCCGTATTAATCGATTTAGAAATCCTGACACGCTCTACCCAGGCCAGCGTATAAAAGTTCCCGGGCGCAATGTCGGTGAAACAAAAGTCAAGCCAACACGTAACACTGTTAAGCCTCGCAAATTTAAACTATCAGTTGATAGATCGCGGATAGCGAGTTCAACACAAGCTGGAAGTAAGCCGGTATCTGTTAAGACTGAACGAGCCGTTCCTGCGGGCACGCTGAAGGTAGCCCAGAATACTAATAAAAGCATTAACAGAAACCGGCCTGCATTCAGGCCGGCATCATTTTCCCCTGATGAAAACTCTAACTCTAAAATTGGGACAATCACTGTTGATTTTGATGAAACTCTTAGCCATTACGCTGAATGGTCATTACTTTCAGTAAGAGAATTAAGGAGAATTAACAGAATAGGAAAAAGGGGCAAAATATCAGTTAACGAAAAACTGCGTGTTAATTTTGCAAAAGTCCGCCCCGATAAGTTTGACGAAAAGAGACAGGAATACCATAAGGGCATTCAGGAGGACTTTTTCAATAATTACGAGATAAGCAAATTGAAGATAAGAAGTGTTGAAAAAGGTGAAACCCTATGGGAAATCCGTAATGACAATTACACCATTCCACTTTGGTTAATCAGCAGTTACAATTCTGATAAAGATATCAACTCGCTTTCGGTAGGAGAACCTATCGTCATTCCCGTCATAGCTCCAAAAGATAAAAACGCCTGAGCTTCATAAATTTTCTGAAAAATACTTCAAAGCTGTATTTATGGCCGCGGAATGCGCTTTTACACGTGTTTCCATCTGATATTCAGTAGCAGTTTCTAATGTGAGGCATACTCGAGTTCCTTTAGATATTGCATACAAGGCCATTGGCCACCAGTCCATCGAATCATGGTCGGTATTCTGTACTATAATTCCTTGCTCGGCGGTACACCCATCAATTTCTTTGTCCATATTTATCGGCATATGACTTTTTACAGCATTTAGAATTTTTCTGCCTAAATGAACGTCTTTCGGGTTAGTACATTGTTGGTAGAGATAATACCCGGAGCTCATATCGTCCTCATGCAGTTCAATAGTCACATCATATTTTTTTTCAAAGACGGATTGTGCAAATTCAACTTCATAAGGGGGTGAAACATGCTTGAATAAGCGATTGAGGTCTTTACCATCGTGATTTTCTCTTATTCCGTGTTCGTACCCATAAGGATTTAGACATGGCAATAGAGTTAATTCCCAGTCGTTAGAAAAAGCATATTCGCTTTCAGGGAGAGAACAAAGAGTCTCAACACCACCGGGCTCATCACCATGAATTCCGGCTGATATAAGGGCCTTTAAACGATTCCCTTCTCCCAAAACAATTTTTATCAATGAATAAGTCTTTTGGGGTGTTTTGAAAGTATGGTTTTCAAATCCATCTCTCGAAGAAAAATCTTTTCGCAATTGGGAAAGTATTTTTTCAATGTCATTCGGAGGAGGGGGCATGTATTTTTAAGGATTCATTTTGTTTGCATACTCACATTCATTTTTGATTACACATTTATGGCAATCAAAATTTTTAGCTTTACACGTATATCTTCCATGCAAAATAAGATACCGGTGAGCATTCTTTAACCATTTTTCAGGTGTAACCTCTACAAGCTTCAATTCGGTTGCCAAAACAGTTTTACCCGGAGCCAAACCGGTACGATTAGCTACCCTAAAAACATGCGTATCTACAGCGACAGTAGGCTCTCCAAACCCTTCATTCAATACCACATTGGCTGTCTTGCGGCCTACACCTGGCAAAGACTCCAGCTCCTCACGTGTTCCAGGAACTTGCCCTCCATATTTCTCCATAATCAT contains:
- a CDS encoding EscU/YscU/HrcU family type III secretion system export apparatus switch protein; this encodes MKQKREKNSAVSLQYNRDSDSAPKVTAKGQGWLADKIIAMAVEQNIPIKKDRDLVELLGKIDVGQEIPEGLYKIVAELLAWVYHLNQEYPKSRQES
- a CDS encoding LysM peptidoglycan-binding domain-containing protein, yielding MRDSIRTLIFSLVFLSVTWGFSYASIPHQVHTLSEYHFSTPPGLQNKVEFWKKIYSEYSTKHAVIHDIQDLDIVYEVVYLGEKKLSRRTRERKLERIKRKYRNILRKIAKSKNKSALKGEEKRVYKLVKKDFYKASRRIRAQLGQKDRFREGIERSGLYNKKIKKILRQYNLPEELAVLPHVESSFQIGAYSSAGAAGIWQFTRGTGRLFMRVGYDVDERRDPILATYGAAKLLKKNFETVRSWPLAITAYNHGLQGMKRAKKKYGSNIATILKKYKSRTFGFASKNFYAEFLAALHVVKNKNKYFPNLVLKKPVNMASFTLPDYIGIQTAMNYFDMSRDEIAKTNPSLRRPVLNGEKRIPKGFVFQAPASKVASLTTRYKKIPRKAKYDRQLRSKWYTVRRGDTLSGVALRFGTTVRSLKSFNNIGRRNRIYIGQVLQLPRGKSRRSPTVQLAKLNTRNVSSNLVSYKVRRHDNLYKIAKRFDTDIQHLTRINRFRNPDTLYPGQRIKVPGRNVGETKVKPTRNTVKPRKFKLSVDRSRIASSTQAGSKPVSVKTERAVPAGTLKVAQNTNKSINRNRPAFRPASFSPDENSNSKIGTITVDFDETLSHYAEWSLLSVRELRRINRIGKRGKISVNEKLRVNFAKVRPDKFDEKRQEYHKGIQEDFFNNYEISKLKIRSVEKGETLWEIRNDNYTIPLWLISSYNSDKDINSLSVGEPIVIPVIAPKDKNA
- a CDS encoding M14 family metallocarboxypeptidase; translation: MPPPPNDIEKILSQLRKDFSSRDGFENHTFKTPQKTYSLIKIVLGEGNRLKALISAGIHGDEPGGVETLCSLPESEYAFSNDWELTLLPCLNPYGYEHGIRENHDGKDLNRLFKHVSPPYEVEFAQSVFEKKYDVTIELHEDDMSSGYYLYQQCTNPKDVHLGRKILNAVKSHMPINMDKEIDGCTAEQGIIVQNTDHDSMDWWPMALYAISKGTRVCLTLETATEYQMETRVKAHSAAINTALKYFSENL
- the nth gene encoding endonuclease III: MSPTLVNRLYKKLADNLTDAKSELAFKNHFELLIAVILSAQSTDKTVNKVTPTLFSECPTPDRILALGQSRLATIIKPIGLAPAKSKNIINTCKMIMEKYGGQVPGTREELESLPGVGRKTANVVLNEGFGEPTVAVDTHVFRVANRTGLAPGKTVLATELKLVEVTPEKWLKNAHRYLILHGRYTCKAKNFDCHKCVIKNECEYANKMNP